The DNA sequence GCGGCGGCGGGCTTCGCCGGATCGGGACCGGCTGCTCTGCCGGCCGAGATGCCGACGAGACTCGCACCGGCGGGTTCTGCCGGATCGGGCTCGGCCGGTTTCCCGCCTGGGCCGGCGCGGCTCGCGTCTGCAAGGCTCCCCGGGTCCGGATCGGCTCCGGGGCCGGCTGGGGTGGCGGGGTCGGCTGGTTTGCCGCCTGAGGCGGCGCGGCTCGCTTCGGCCGGGTTCGCCGGTTCGGGGCCGGCTGTGACGGCGGGGTCGCCGGGTTTGTCGCCTGAGGCGGCGCGGCTCGCTTCGGCCGGGTTCGCCGGTTCGGGGCCGGCTGTGACGGCGGGGTCGCCGGGTTTGTCGCCTGAGGCGGCGCGGCTCGCTTCGGCCGGGTTCGCCGGTTCGGGGCCGGCTGTGACGGCGGGGTCGCCGGGTTTCCCGCCTGAGGCGGCGCGGCTCGCTCCGGCCGGGTTCGCCGGTTCGGGGCCGGCTGTGACGGCGGGGTCGCCCGGTTTCCCGCCTGAGGCGGCGCGGCTCGCTCCGGCCGGGTTCGCCGGTTCGGGACCGGCTGTGACGGCAGGGTCGCCCGGTTTCCCGCCTGAGGCGGCGCAACTCCCTTCGGCCGGGTTCGCCGGTTCGGGGCCGGCTGTGGTTGCGGGGTCGCCGGGTTCCCCGCCCGAGGCGGAGCAACTCCCGTCGGCCGGATACGCCGGAGCTGGACCGGCTGCGGGGCCGGCGCCGACCCTCTCACCCCCCGAGGCGGCAACCAGGCTCGCGCCGGCGGGCGTGCCGTCCGCCGAGCCGATCGCGGGCTCGTTGAGCGTCCGGCACGCGTGGCCCTTGTTGCCTCTGCGCGAACCCGAGGCCGGCGTCGCCACCGTGCTCGCCGATCCGCGCGGGCTGCGGCGGATCATCGCGCAGCACAACCGGTGGCGGACCGTCTGGACCGCCGACGACGTCCTCGAGGCCTGCTACGCCCTGTCCCTCGCCCACCTCGCGCCGCCGCGGTCCGCGTTGCTCGCCGAAGGGTTTCCGCTGCGTCTTCCCGCCGCGGACCGGGTTCTGCCGCCGATGCCCGAACCGCGGGAGGTGGCCGCCGAAGTGGTGGTGGCGGCCCCGCCGGAGGTCGACGAACCCGGTCCGCCCCGGTCGCGGGGGCCGGCCTCCGCGGTCTTCCCGCGGCCCCGGCCGATCCGGCAGGTGCCGTGGGGGCTGGTCGTGGTGCTGAGCCTGCTCGTGACGGTCGGGATCATCGCCGCCGTGTTCGTCGCGGAGGTCTTCCACGGCGGTTGACGCGTTTCGTTCGCGTCAACTGGGCCGATTGCACCGTTTCCCCGGCGCGTCTCCTGGGCATCATGCGGGAGACGTGAAAGGGGCTCACGATGTCGCGCACCAAAGCGCTCACCCTGGTCCTGCTGACCGCCGTGGCGGGCACCGCGCTGGCCGGGTGCAAGCCCGAAGACCTCGCCGCCGGGGGGCAAGGCAGCCAACCGGGCGGGACGGCCGCCGCGGCGCCGGTCGCGCCCGCCGAGGCCCGCACCGAGCTGAACGCGCTGCAGGTCGCCGTGCGCGGGACCATGGACGGCTACTCGCGGGACGAGTTCCCGCACTGGGACAAGGTCGACGGCGCCTGCGACACCCGCGAACAGGTGCTCAAGCGCGACGGCAAGAACGTCTCCGTCGACGCCCAGTGCGCCGCCAAGTCGGGCACCTGGGTCAGCTCCTACGACGGCCAGACCTGGACGAAGGCGTCCGATGTGGACATCGACCACATGGTGCCGCTCGGGCAGGCCTGGATCAGCGGCGCCAAGAAGTGGACGAAGGAACGCCGGGAGCAGTTCGCGAACGACCTGGTCCGCCCGCAGCTGCACGCGGTGACCGACAACCTCAACGAGCAGAAGAGCGACAAGGCCCCCGACGCCTGGAAGCCGCCGCTCGTGTCGTACTGGTGCACCTACGCGACCGACTGGATCGTCGTCAAGCGCAACTACGGCCTGACGATCACCGTCCCGGAAAAGACCGCCCTGGAGACCATGCTCGCCAAGTGCTAGCCCAGTGACCGGGCCGCGGCGAGGGCCTGCGCGGCGTAGGACTGTCCGAACAGGACGGTGTGCACCAGCAGCGGGAACAGCTGGTGCATGCCGATCCGGTCGCGCCGGCCGTCGGCCAGGGGCGCGGTCTCGTCGTACGCGGCCACGATCCGGTCCAGGTGCGGGCAGCCGAACAGGTGCAGCATCGCCAGATC is a window from the Amycolatopsis sp. NBC_00355 genome containing:
- a CDS encoding HNH endonuclease family protein; its protein translation is MSRTKALTLVLLTAVAGTALAGCKPEDLAAGGQGSQPGGTAAAAPVAPAEARTELNALQVAVRGTMDGYSRDEFPHWDKVDGACDTREQVLKRDGKNVSVDAQCAAKSGTWVSSYDGQTWTKASDVDIDHMVPLGQAWISGAKKWTKERREQFANDLVRPQLHAVTDNLNEQKSDKAPDAWKPPLVSYWCTYATDWIVVKRNYGLTITVPEKTALETMLAKC